A window of the Haloquadratum walsbyi C23 genome harbors these coding sequences:
- the btuC gene encoding vitamin B12 ABC transporter permease BtuC has product MRVQFRAIVWSAGLTGVLLLAVTLSAGVGPVDIAPITVTYVLIGAIDSMIGLGVTVTQIPSSIQQTIVLSVRLPRIILAALVGFALASAGTVMQGFFRNPMADPSIIGVSSGAAVGAVATIVIPLQIPFGLELQAAAFTTAVITAFSVYVIATRGGRTPTSTLLLAGVAVQAFLGAVISFLLLYSGESIQRVVYWLMGNLGGTTWGDVRVAAIVVPPVFVLLVAYARDLNVLLLGERDAHALGINVTRTKRILLAAASIVTAAAVAVTGVIGFVGLIVPHAMRLIVGPDHRILLPTSALAGASFLVITDTFARSGTTAIPVGIITAALGAPFFLYLLRTNEVTQL; this is encoded by the coding sequence GTGCGTGTTCAATTTCGCGCAATAGTATGGTCGGCTGGCTTGACTGGTGTGCTTTTACTCGCTGTTACGCTGAGTGCTGGCGTTGGTCCGGTTGATATTGCACCGATAACAGTAACATATGTTTTAATCGGGGCAATTGATTCGATGATTGGACTTGGAGTAACCGTCACACAGATACCATCATCGATTCAGCAGACGATTGTGCTGAGTGTTCGTCTGCCACGAATAATCCTTGCAGCACTCGTTGGATTTGCACTTGCGAGTGCCGGAACTGTTATGCAGGGGTTTTTTCGAAATCCAATGGCAGATCCATCGATTATTGGAGTCTCCTCAGGTGCGGCAGTCGGAGCTGTTGCGACAATCGTTATTCCACTACAGATACCATTTGGACTTGAACTGCAAGCAGCGGCATTTACGACTGCAGTTATCACCGCATTCAGTGTCTACGTGATTGCAACCCGCGGTGGGCGGACGCCGACAAGCACCCTATTGCTCGCTGGTGTTGCTGTTCAGGCATTTCTTGGCGCTGTCATTTCATTTTTATTACTGTATAGTGGGGAAAGCATCCAGCGTGTCGTCTATTGGCTCATGGGAAATCTCGGAGGAACAACATGGGGTGACGTTCGGGTCGCTGCGATTGTGGTACCACCGGTATTCGTGCTGCTTGTTGCGTATGCGCGAGATTTGAATGTGTTATTGCTTGGTGAGCGCGATGCACACGCTCTTGGAATTAATGTAACTCGGACAAAACGCATTCTGTTAGCTGCCGCAAGTATTGTCACTGCTGCTGCTGTTGCTGTGACCGGTGTCATCGGGTTTGTCGGCCTCATCGTCCCGCATGCAATGCGTTTGATTGTTGGACCAGATCATCGAATTTTATTACCAACAAGTGCCCTTGCTGGAGCATCATTTCTTGTTATCACTGATACGTTTGCCCGATCCGGTACAACAGCAATTCCAGTCGGGATTATCACCGCGGCTCTTGGTGCTCCGTTCTTTTTGTACCTTTTACGAACAAATGAGGTGACACAACTGTGA
- a CDS encoding PGF-CTERM-anchored ABC transporter substrate-binding protein codes for MLLRSQLSSIAHILLIVLVVTGGLGTLLLLPTPTDAVDPRLSDHMHTHSYHSTSRINSKTVHNTMSATTAVSGDSNTENRGSSVTTTACTYPLTVTDATGTTVRIMSDPDRVVTLNPSAAQTMWEIGAQNEVVGVSRYASYLNGTASKQNVSGAGGPSVERVLAATPDLVLVPNSTHSASPDRIAQLRAQGLTLVVFPQATSLTAVIEKTERIGRLTGNCAAGDARATELQQSINRIERVTEDTDRPVGVNVFYGYTSGNNTFIDEIIETGGLENGAANAGLSGFVPITDESVVAIDPTWIVIPTSAPLPKTPAYNSTTAYQNNNIIRVETEHIQQPAPRAIYAVETILQATHPAASDEYQQLETTTPSANTSSSESSESNVSQTTARQMRSTPSGVTATQTNSPGFGIVHVVFTAIGSVIIVCIIFPRE; via the coding sequence ATGCTTCTTCGATCCCAGCTATCGTCAATTGCTCATATCCTGCTCATTGTGCTCGTGGTTACTGGTGGTCTTGGAACCTTGCTTTTGCTTCCGACTCCAACGGATGCGGTTGACCCCCGATTGAGTGATCATATGCATACTCACAGTTATCACTCAACGTCACGCATTAACTCGAAGACCGTTCATAACACAATGTCAGCCACAACCGCAGTCTCAGGGGATAGCAATACCGAGAATCGTGGGAGTTCTGTCACGACAACAGCCTGCACATACCCACTGACAGTTACCGATGCCACAGGAACAACCGTGAGAATTATGAGTGATCCAGATCGGGTGGTGACGCTCAATCCAAGTGCCGCACAGACAATGTGGGAAATCGGTGCTCAAAATGAAGTCGTTGGTGTCTCTCGGTATGCATCATATCTCAATGGGACCGCAAGCAAGCAAAATGTCTCAGGTGCAGGCGGACCAAGTGTTGAACGTGTTCTTGCAGCAACGCCCGACCTTGTGTTAGTCCCAAACAGTACTCATAGTGCATCACCTGACCGCATTGCACAACTTCGTGCACAAGGATTAACACTGGTTGTATTCCCACAGGCAACCTCGCTTACAGCCGTTATTGAAAAGACCGAACGAATCGGGCGATTGACCGGTAACTGTGCGGCTGGTGATGCCAGAGCAACTGAACTGCAACAATCGATTAATCGAATCGAGCGTGTTACCGAAGATACTGATCGCCCTGTTGGGGTGAATGTCTTCTATGGCTATACTTCAGGCAATAACACATTTATTGACGAGATAATCGAAACAGGTGGGCTTGAGAATGGTGCTGCAAATGCTGGCTTATCCGGATTTGTCCCAATTACTGATGAATCCGTTGTCGCGATCGACCCAACCTGGATTGTCATACCCACAAGTGCACCACTCCCGAAAACACCAGCATACAACAGCACAACAGCATATCAAAATAACAATATTATCCGTGTTGAAACGGAGCATATACAACAACCTGCCCCTCGAGCAATATACGCAGTTGAAACAATACTCCAGGCAACGCATCCAGCAGCATCCGATGAATATCAACAGTTAGAAACAACAACGCCATCGGCTAATACATCATCTAGTGAGTCATCGGAATCAAACGTATCGCAAACAACCGCCAGGCAAATGCGTTCAACGCCCTCTGGGGTAACTGCAACTCAAACAAACTCTCCTGGGTTTGGAATTGTGCATGTGGTATTTACTGCGATTGGAAGTGTAATTATTGTATGTATCATCTTTCCGCGTGAATAA
- the trxA gene encoding thioredoxin encodes MSDSQSDSDLADIRAQKRSELKQKLTEDTEDTEDDTTNNEATTAKTPTDPIHITSADEFNAAVTEHDVVLVDFYADWCGPCQMLEPTVKSLAAETAATVLKVDIDQHQSLAQQYQVRGVPTLLLFNDAETVEQIVGVRDESTLRSLIQQYTR; translated from the coding sequence ATGAGTGATTCACAATCCGATAGCGACCTCGCTGACATCCGTGCACAAAAGCGCTCAGAACTAAAACAAAAATTAACCGAAGACACCGAAGACACCGAAGACGACACAACAAATAACGAAGCAACCACTGCTAAGACCCCAACTGACCCGATTCATATTACCAGTGCTGATGAGTTCAATGCCGCAGTGACGGAACATGATGTTGTTCTTGTTGACTTCTATGCCGACTGGTGTGGTCCATGTCAGATGCTCGAACCGACGGTCAAATCTCTCGCTGCTGAAACTGCTGCCACTGTCCTAAAGGTTGATATCGATCAGCACCAATCGCTTGCCCAGCAGTATCAAGTTCGTGGTGTCCCAACACTGCTCCTATTTAATGATGCTGAGACGGTTGAACAAATTGTTGGTGTCCGCGATGAATCGACTCTTCGGTCGCTTATTCAACAATATACACGGTAA